CCGACGATCACGACGACGCTGTCGTCATGGAGGGAGAATTGGGTTTGGTCTGCCATGATGGATGTCTCCTTCGCTGCTGCCTGAGCCTTCACAGCCAGTCGATGTCGTCGAAACCGCGGTTCACATAGCCGCCCTTCTGCCACGACGAGCCCTCGTAGCCGAACAGCGGCCACAGCTTCTTGTTGTTGTAGAGGCCGGTGACCAGGCCGCCCTGCACCTTCCTGAAGAACGGCGTGGCCTCGATGTCCTTCAGAAGCGCCACGCGCTCGTCCTCGGTCTTCACCTCGGCATAGGGCACGCCGTAGCGCTGCCTGGCGCGCTGGTCCAGGTCCTTGACGCCCTCGGTCAGCAGCGTCTTCACGCCCTTGTCCTTCGCGGCCGCGGCGTCGTACGGCGCCACGGCCTCGACGTAGAAGCTCTCGGCCAGCTTGTCGTGCGGATAGAGGTCGCGCGCCATGCGCAGCAGGGTCTTGCCGGTGGCTGCGCCCAGGTGGCGAAAGCTCTGCTGGGCCGCCACATCCTTGGCGGCCGCGATGCCGGCCGCGGGAATGACCGCGATGCCGATGGCCCCGAGGCCGCCGCCGCGCAGAAAGCTGCGGCGCTGCAGCGTGGACCGTCTGTCCAGCATCCGCATGGTGCCGGGGGCAAGGTTGTCGTTCAGGTTTTTCATCGTCGTGTCTCCGTCGCTTTATGGGTTGTGAAATCTCAGTCGGGGCGTTCAGCGGCTCACATGGGGCAGGCCTCCTGTTCCAGCGCGGCCTGCAGCGCAAGCCCCAACCGCTGCGCGCATGCCTGGCCATCGAAGTGCGCAGCCAGTTCGGCAGCGCTGACGGTGGTGGCGGCCAGGGTCCGGGCATCGGCCCCACCGCGACCCAGGGCATCGCACATCAGCTGCCACGGCGACGGCTGCAGCAGCACGCCGCCAACCAAGAGCACGCCGCTGGCGCGGCGCACCTGGGCCAGGCCAGCGATCTTGCGGCCCTGGGCCAGCACCTCCCAGGGCGACAGGCCGCCAAAGCAGGCCCAGTCCACCGCCGTGCGCTGCGCCGCCGGCAGGGCCCGCAGCGCCTCCGGGGCCAAGGCCTGCGCGTCCACGCCGCCCTGCTGCAGCACCCGGGCAATGGCCTCGCCCAGCCAGCGGTAGCTGGCCACCAGGCCCTGGCGGGCCAGCGGATGGCCGGCCGGCAGCGCCACCGACAGGCCCAGCATCCACGGCCCGGCCAGCACCGCGCCGCCGCCGGACTGGCGCAGCAGCACCGGCACCTCGCCATCGGCCTGCGCCAGTAGCCGGCGCTGCGAGCAGCCGAGCACGATGGCCGGCGCCTCGTAGCGCCAGAGCCGGAAACCGGGCACAGCCACCGGCTGCGCAAGCTGCTGCTCGTTCCACAGCTGTTCGCGCACGGCCTCGGGCGGCGTCAACGATGGAAGCGCCGCAGTCATGGCCTGCCCGACAGCGAATCGGGGGCTTCGAGGTGGGCCTTGACGGCCTGCAGGAACTGCGCGGCCGGATAGCCGTCGATGGCCCGGTGGTCGAACACCAGGGTCAGCGTCGTCATCGCGGCCACACGCACCTGGCCGTCCCGCACCACGGCACATTCACGCACGCTGCTCACGCCCAGGATCCCCACCTGCGGCGGGTTCAGCACCGGCGTGAACCAGTCGATGCCCGTCATGCCCAGGTTGGTGACCGTGAAGGTCGCGCCCTGGTAGGCCTTGGGCGGCAGCTGGCCGGCGCGGGTGCCGGCCGCCAGCGCGCGCGTTTCCTGTGCCAGCTGCGCCACCGGCTTGGTTTCGGCATCGCGGATCACCGGCACCATCAGCCCCTCGTCCAGCGCCACGGCCAGGCCCAGGTGCACGGCGCCCTGGCACTCGACCACGTTGTCCTTGAGCAGCGCGTTCATGCGCGGGTGCGCTGCCAGCGCCAGCGCCGTGGCGCGCAGCACGCAGGCAGTGATGGTGGGCTTCGCATCGCCCTCCCCCACGGACTGCGCACGTAGCCAGGCCCGGCAGGCCGAGACATCGGCCTCGGCGCCCATGGCCACGCGCGGCGCCTGCCAGCCCAGGGCCATGTTGCGCGCGATGGCGCCGCGCAGGCCCTTGAGGGCAATGCTGGCGCTGCCGGCGCCCGCCTCTGCCACGGCGGCGCTCATGCCAGCGTGCCCAGGCTCTGGCCGGGCTTGAAGGTGCCTTCGGCCGGCACCAGGATGGCCTCGATCACGCCGTCGGCGGGCGCCAGCACCTCGTGGCTGGACTTGACCACCACCACGCTGGCCACCGGCTGCCCGGCCTTGACGCTGTCGCCCACCTTCACCAGCCAGTCCTCGACCAGGGCCTCGGTGCCGGGCTCCACGTCCTGCCAGGCGTCTTGCGAAAGGATGATGTCGGTGCTCATGCGAGGGCTCCTTCGAGCTGCGGCGCGGCCACCAGCTGCCGCGCGGCGGCGGCGATGGCATCGACCTGGGGAATGACGAACTGCTCCAGCGGGCGGCTGTAGGGAATGGGCACGTCGGGCACGGCCAGGCGCCTGACCGGGGCCTTGAGGCGCACGCTGTCGAGGTTCTCGGCCACCAGCGCGGCAATTTCGCCCGACAGGCCGAAGCTCAGGTAATCCTCGTCGGCCACCAGCAGGCGGCCGGTCTTGCGCACGGACTTGAGCACCGCCTCGCGGTCCAGCGGCACGATGGTGCGCAGGTCGATCACCTCGGCCTGGATGCCGGCCTGGGCCAGTTGTTCGGCCGCGAGCAGCGACTTCTGCACCATCTGGCTCAGCGTGACGATGGTCACGTCGCCGCCCTCGCGCACCACCTTGGCCTGGCCGAAGGGGATGGCGTACTGCTCCTCGGGCACCTCGTTGGTGCTGCCCTCGAAGTACGACATCCACGGCAGGCCCATGATGCCCTTGTGATAGAGGAAGACCACGGGGTTGTCGTCGCGGATGGCCTGGGTCATCAGGCCCTTGGCGTCGTAGGCGTTGGACGGCACCACCACCTTCATGCCCGGCATGTGGGCGAAGGTCGCGTACAGGCACTGCGAGTGCTGGGCCGCGTCGTTGTAGCCGCCGCCGATGGCCGACATCAGCACCATGGGCAGCTTGATGTTGCCGCCGGCCATGTAGATGTTCTTGGCCATGTGGTTGTAGATCATGTCCATGCACACGCCGAAGAAGTCCACGAACATCAGCTCCGCGATGGGCCGCATGCCCTCGGCCGCCGCGCCTATGGCCGTGCCGATGAAGGCAGTCTCCGAGATCGGCGTGTCCATGATGCGGTCCTTGCCGTGCCTGGCCAGCAGGCCGCCGGTGGCGCCGAAGATGCCGCCGTACTTGCCGATGTCCTCGCCCATCACGAATACATCGGGATTGCGTTCGATTTCCTGGCCGATGGCTTCCGACACGGCCTGGGCCATGGTCAATTTGCGGGTTGTCATGCTGGTCTCCGAAGTTCTGGGGGCGTTAGCAGAAGACGTGCAGCAGCGCGTCCTCGGGCTTGGGGTACGGGCTGCTGCGGCCGTACTCATAGGCCTCGGCGATGCGGGCGCTGACGCGCTGGCGCAGCGCCTGATCTGCCGCGTCGTCGAGCAGGCCGGAGCGGCGCAGGTGCTCGGCGAGGCGCGGTATCGGGTCGTTCTTGCGCAGCTCGGCCGCCTCGCCCTTGGGGCGGTAGGTCTCCGGGTCGCCCTGGAAGTGGCCCAGGTAGCGGTCGGTCTTGACCTCGATCAGCGTCGGCCCCTCGCCGCGCCGCGCGCGCTCGACGGCCACGCCGGCAGCCTCGTAGACCGCGAGCGCATCGTTCTGGTCCACCAGCACGCCGGGCATGCCGTAGGCGGCGGCGCGGTCGGCGTTCCAGGCCACCGAGGTGGACTCGCTCTTCTCCACCGAGATCGCGTACTTGTTGTCCTCGCAGACGAAGAGCACGGGCAGCTTCCACAGCGCCGCGAGGTTCATCGACTCGTGGAAAGCGCCCTGGTTGGTCGCCCCCTCGCCGAAGAAGGCCACGGCCACCCAGTCCTTGCCGCGCTTCTTGGCAGCCAGCGCGGCGCCGCAGGCCGGCGGCATGCTGGCGCCGATGATGCCGCTGCAGCTGAACTTGTGCGCCGGGTCGAACAAATGCATGTGCCCGCCCTTGCCGCGGCCCAGGCCCGTGTCCTTGCCGAACATCTCGGCCGTCATGGAATTGAGCGGCACGCCCTTGGCGATGGCGAAGTGGTGCGGGCGGTGCGAGCCGACCACGGTGTCGTCGTCGTGCAGATGGGCGCACACGCCGACTGCCACGGGCTCCTGCCCGGCCGCCAGGTGCATCTCGCCCGGCACGGGGCCGGAGCCGATGTCGAAGGCCAGGCCTTTCTGGATATGCGGCGGCAGCTTGCCTTCCATGTAGACCCGGGCCATGGTCTCTTCGTATTCCCGGATCTCGATCATCTTCTCGTACATCCACAGCTTGCGCTCGGTGCTTGGATTCATGGTGATGTCTCCGTCTGTCGTTGGGTACCTGCCCGCCGGATGCGCCGGCCAGGCCATGGATGAACGCGACCGCGCTCACGCCTGTCTCAGCGCAAGCGGTGTGCCAGCCGGCGCTCGAACTCCAACGAATACGGGTAAATCCCAGGAAATACCGGCATGCAAGCCCGGATTCCAGAGGCGCGGCCTTCCGCGCGGCCCGCAGGCCGGGGTTGCCGCGCCGCGGCGCATGCGACAGGTGCAGCAACCGGATGCGACAGTCGTCGCATCGGCATGTCCACGCGGCGACAGATGTCGCAGGGCGGTTTTCAGCGGGCTTCGGTACCTTGCCGCAGGGCCTACCTATCCACGAGCAGCGGCAGGTCGGCCTTCTTGAGCGTGCGCAGCACGAAGCTGGAGCGGCTGTGGCGTATGCCCTTGATCTTGTAGAGCTTCTCGCGCAGCAGGCGCTCGTAGTCGCGCGTGTCTCTGACCACCACGCGCAGCAGGTAGTCGTAATCGCCCGAGACGAGGTGCGCCTCCACCACCTCGGGGATGCTGGCCAGCACCTCGCCGAACTTCTCCAGCGTGTTGTCGGAGTGGCTGTCCAGCGTCACCTGCACGAGCACCGTGTCGGCAAGGTCGAGCGCCTGGGGATTGAGGCGCACGGTGTAGCCCTCGATCACGCCGGCCTCTTCCATTTTCTTGATGCGGCCCCAGCACGGCGATGGGCTCAGGCCCACGGCGGCACCGATTTCCTGCAGGCTGGCGCGCGCATTGGCCTGCAGCACGGAGAGAATTTTTCTGTCGAGGCGATCCATTCGGCCAATTATTCAATAAATCAAAAATGTACAGAATAATTTTCTGCAAACTACCGAAATAAAGAGAAATTCAGCAAATCCATCCGGCGCATGGCGCGCATACTTCATCCCATCAAGGCGCTCTTACCGGAGCGCATGAAACTGACGAGGCCCCGCCTGGTTACCGCCGGGCGGGGGCTTGGCAAGAACGAATCCCCTGCTCTCCCCGAAAACCCCGATGCCCCGGGTTATGCTGCGTTGCCATAATTTTCCAGTGGCATAACCGCAGACACTACAGGAGACGACATGCAACTGACCAAACTTGCGCTGGGCCTGGGCTTGGCACTGGGCATCACCGCAACGGCGTTTGCACAGACGACGATGCGCATCAGCATCTCGGTGGCGCAGAACTCGCACCAGGGCGTGGCGATCGACACCTTCGCCAAGGAGGTCGAGAAGCGCACGGGCGGGCGCTACAAGATCCAGACCTTCTACAACGGCGCACTGGGCGGCGAGCGCGAGTCCATCGAGGCCGTGCAGCTCGGCACGCAGGAGCTGGCGTTCAGCTCCACCGGCCCCGTGCCCAACTTCGTGCCCGAGGCCAAGATCCTCGACGTGCCCTTCCTGTTCCGCGACAAGGCGCATGCGCGCGCCGTGCTCGACGGCCCGATCGGCCAGGAGCTGCTCGGCAAGTTCGACGCCAAGGGCTTCAAGGCCCTGGCCTGGGCCGAGAACGGCTTTCGCCACATGACCAACAGCAAGCGCGACGTGCGCTCGCCCGACGACCTCAAGGGCCTGAAGATGCGCACCATGGAGAACCCGGTGCACATCGCCGCCTACAAGGCCTTCGGCATCATCACCACGCCCATGGCCTTCCCCGAGGTGTTCACCGCGCTGCAGCAGGGCACGGTGGACGGGCAGGAGAACCCGCTGCCTGTCATCATCTCGGCCAAGTTCGACCAGGTGCAGAAGCATCTCTCGCTCACCGGTCACGTGTACTCGCCCTGCATTTTCCTGATGAACAAGGCCGCGTTCGACAAGCTCTCGTCGGCCGACAAGCAGGCTTTTCTCGACGCCGCCAAGGAGGGCGCCAAAGTCAACCGCGCCCGCGTCGACGAGGACGACGCCAAGGGCGTGGCCGACCTGCGCGCCAAGGGCATGACGGTGATCGACAACGTGGACAAGTCCAAGTTCGTCGCCGCGCTCACCCCGGTGAATGCGCAGTTCGAGAAGGAGTTCGGCAAGGCCAATCTGGACAGGATCCGCAACTACAAGTAATGCTCTCGTCTTGATAGCTGCTAGTGCCCGCAGATCATGCGCTGCGGGCTTTTTTGATCCTTTTTTGCCTGACGCATGAAATCCCTTTTCCTTACCTGCGAGCGCTGGAGCAGCGCCATCGCCATGGGCGGCGCCTGCGCCATGCTGGCCCTGGCCGCGACGCTCGGCATGTTCCAGATCCTGATGCGCTTCGTCTTCGAGGAGCCGGCCGAGTGGACCGAGGTGCTGATCCGCTTCAGCCTGATCTGGATGGTGTTCCTGGCCATTCCCATGGCGTTCCGCCAGGGCGCCATGGTCAGCGTGGACGTGCTCTACCGCTGGAGCCCGCCGCGGCTGCGCCGCGTGCTCGACTGGGTGGTGTGCCTGGCGGCCCTGGCGCTCATCGCGATCATCGTCTGGTGGGGCTGGGACTATGCGCGCCGCGGCGGCGTGCAGAGCATGGCGGGACTGGAGTCGGTGTCCATGTTCTGGGCCTACCTGGCCATGCCCGTGGGCGGGCTGTTCAGCGTGCTGGGCATCGTGGGCAACCTGATCGACCCGCAGCGCCATGAACTGGAGACCGCACAATGACCGCCGTGATGATCTCCACCATGGTGCTGTGCTTCGCACTCACCATTTCCGTGGCCGTGTCCATCGGGCTGGCCTCGGTGCTGGGCATACAGGCGTCCAACGCCAACATGCTGATCTCCGTGAAGGAGATGTTCGGCGCCATCAACAAGTTTCCGCTGGCCGCCATCCCCTTCTTCATCCTGGCGGGCAACCTGATGGAGACGGGCGGCATATCGCGCCGCCTGGTCGACTTCGCCAAGAGCATCGTGGGCGGCGTGCAGGGCGGCCTGCCCATGACCTGCGTGCTCACCTGCATGATCTTCGCCGCCGTGTCGGGCTCGTCGGTGGCCACCACGTTCGCCATCGGCTCTATCCTGATCCCGGCGCTGATCAAGCACGGCTACCCCACGAGCTACGCCGCCGCGCTGCAGGCCACGAGCGCCGAGCTGGGCGTGATCATCCCGCCGTCCATCCCCATGATCCTCTACGGCGTCTCCGCCGAGGTGTCGATCGGCGAGCTGTTCATCGCCGGCTTCGGCCCGGGCATCCTGATCAGCGGCGCGCTGATGCTCTTCGTGTGGGCCTATTGCAAGTACAAGGGCTGGGGCAAGCACGACGGCGACGGCCGCATGCCTTTCGGCCGCGCGCTGCTGAAGGCGGGCTGGGCGCTGCTCATGCCGGTGATCATCCTGGGCGGCATCTACGGCGGCATCTTCACGCCCACCGAGGCCTCGGCCGTGGCCGTGTTCTACGCGCTCGTCGTGGGCATGCTGATCTACCGCGAGATCGGCCTCAAGGACCTGTACGCCGTGCTGCGCAAGTCGGCGCTATCGTCGGCGGTGATCATGTTCATCATCGCCAACGCAGGGCTGTTCGCCTTCCTCATCACGCGCGCGGGCGTGCCCGACGCGATCGGGCACTGGCTGCAGGAGGTGCTCAAGTCCCCGGCGTACTTCCTGCTGGGCGTGAACGCGGCACTGTTCGTGATCGGCATGTTCATCGAGACCAGCGCCGCCATCATCGTGCTCGGCCCCATCCTGGCGCCCGTGGCGACGCATTTCGGCATCGACCCGGTGCACTTCGGCCTGATCATGGTGGTGAACTTGGCGCTGGGCATGATCACGCCGCCCTTCGGCGTGAACCTGTTCGCGGCCTGCACGGTGGCGCGCATCTCGCTGGACCGCATCGTCGGCCACCTGCTGCCCTTCGTGTGCGTGATCCTGGCGTGCCTGATGGTCATCACCTACGTGCCGTCGCTGTCGCTGTTCCTGCGCGACCTGGTGTACGCCAGGTAGCGACCGGGCAGGTGCCGCTCAGCCCGGCACCTTCTGGTACCAGGCGCAGCCATCCTCCCCCAGCGTCACCGTGGCTTCGGCGCGCGCCACCAGGTAGTTCAGGTGGGCCAGGCTCTCGCCCGTGGCCAGGCTCATCTGCATGTTGTCGGCAGTGACGGGGCGGGAAAACAGCGCGCCATAGACGTCGACGGCGCGCCGAGGCTCCTGCAGCGCCTCGCGCAGGCGGTCGAGCGCGCGGTGCTGGCTGTCCCTGAGCGCGGCGATGCGGCGATGCAGCCCGCAAAACGGCTGGTTGTGCGCCGGCAGCACCAGCACGTCGTCCGGCACCTCGCGCTCGATCTTGTCCAGCGAGGCCAGCCAGTCGGCCAGCGGGTTGGCGTCGGGCTCGGTGGGGAACACCGATACGTTGGACGAGATGCCCGGCAGCACCTGGTCGCCGGAAATGAACAGCTTGCGCTCGGGGCAGTACAGGCAGACATGCTCGGGCGAGTGGCCGGAGCCCACCACCACGCGCCAGGCCTGCCCGCCTATCGTGATCTCCTCGCCGCCCTGCAGACGCCGGTAGCTGTCGGGCAGCGCGTAGACCATCTTGCCGAAGCTGCCGAAGCGGGTTCGGTAGGTCTCTATGGCCTCCTCGCCCCAGCCCGCGCGCTGCAGGAAGCGGATCGCGTCATCGGGCGCCTCGCGGCCGGTGTCGGCGCCCAGGGCGCGGCAGCTCAGATACTCCAGCCGGCTGATCCACAGGCGGCAGCCAAACTTGCGCGTGAGCCAGCCGGCCATGCCGATGTGGTCCGGGTGCATGTGGGTGACGAAGACGCGCGTCACCCCTTGCGGCAGCACCGTGGCGAACAACTGGCGCCACGCGGCCGCCGTCTCGGTGGACCAGATGCCGGTATCCACCAGCGCCCAGCCTTCGCCGTCGCGGATGGCCCACAGGTTGATGTGGTCGAGCGAGAAAGGCAGGGACATGCGTATCCACCACACGCCCGGGGCTATCTCCTTGGCGCCTCCCCCCTGCGGCACCGGGCCGCAGGGAAGAACCAAGCCGTGTTTGTCGACCACTGTATCCTCGGTGTTCTTTTCCATCGTCGTCCTTCTTCTTTGCCAAAACCGCAGCTTAACGGAGCGCGCCTTTCGCCGCTCTCTGCGGTTAGAATCCACGGCTGTCAGGAGAGAGCCCGCGCGCCATGCGCGGGCCGCCGAAGGCGCAGGCGCAAAGCCTTAACGCTCAGGCAAAAGGACTGACGGCACGCCCGCAGCGATGCGGGCGTTTCCTTGCTGGAGAGAGGCGCCGCCGGCGCCCACCGAAGGAGCAACCCCCGCCGCCGCGGCAGGGCGAATCTCTCAGGTAAAGAGGACAGCAGGGCAGATTCCGTGGCCTCGGCCATGGCCCGCATTTGCCCTGGAGAAACCACCGTGACCGCCTCTGCCGACGCCCTGCTCACCACCCCGCTCAACGCCCTGCACCTAGAGCTCGGCGCCCGCATGGTGCCCTTCGCGGGCTACTCC
This region of Alicycliphilus denitrificans K601 genomic DNA includes:
- a CDS encoding TRAP transporter substrate-binding protein, with the translated sequence MQLTKLALGLGLALGITATAFAQTTMRISISVAQNSHQGVAIDTFAKEVEKRTGGRYKIQTFYNGALGGERESIEAVQLGTQELAFSSTGPVPNFVPEAKILDVPFLFRDKAHARAVLDGPIGQELLGKFDAKGFKALAWAENGFRHMTNSKRDVRSPDDLKGLKMRTMENPVHIAAYKAFGIITTPMAFPEVFTALQQGTVDGQENPLPVIISAKFDQVQKHLSLTGHVYSPCIFLMNKAAFDKLSSADKQAFLDAAKEGAKVNRARVDEDDAKGVADLRAKGMTVIDNVDKSKFVAALTPVNAQFEKEFGKANLDRIRNYK
- a CDS encoding alpha-ketoacid dehydrogenase subunit beta — translated: MTTRKLTMAQAVSEAIGQEIERNPDVFVMGEDIGKYGGIFGATGGLLARHGKDRIMDTPISETAFIGTAIGAAAEGMRPIAELMFVDFFGVCMDMIYNHMAKNIYMAGGNIKLPMVLMSAIGGGYNDAAQHSQCLYATFAHMPGMKVVVPSNAYDAKGLMTQAIRDDNPVVFLYHKGIMGLPWMSYFEGSTNEVPEEQYAIPFGQAKVVREGGDVTIVTLSQMVQKSLLAAEQLAQAGIQAEVIDLRTIVPLDREAVLKSVRKTGRLLVADEDYLSFGLSGEIAALVAENLDSVRLKAPVRRLAVPDVPIPYSRPLEQFVIPQVDAIAAAARQLVAAPQLEGALA
- a CDS encoding thiamine pyrophosphate-dependent dehydrogenase E1 component subunit alpha; this translates as MNPSTERKLWMYEKMIEIREYEETMARVYMEGKLPPHIQKGLAFDIGSGPVPGEMHLAAGQEPVAVGVCAHLHDDDTVVGSHRPHHFAIAKGVPLNSMTAEMFGKDTGLGRGKGGHMHLFDPAHKFSCSGIIGASMPPACGAALAAKKRGKDWVAVAFFGEGATNQGAFHESMNLAALWKLPVLFVCEDNKYAISVEKSESTSVAWNADRAAAYGMPGVLVDQNDALAVYEAAGVAVERARRGEGPTLIEVKTDRYLGHFQGDPETYRPKGEAAELRKNDPIPRLAEHLRRSGLLDDAADQALRQRVSARIAEAYEYGRSSPYPKPEDALLHVFC
- a CDS encoding biotin/lipoyl-containing protein; the encoded protein is MSTDIILSQDAWQDVEPGTEALVEDWLVKVGDSVKAGQPVASVVVVKSSHEVLAPADGVIEAILVPAEGTFKPGQSLGTLA
- a CDS encoding lipoate--protein ligase family protein, translated to MTAALPSLTPPEAVREQLWNEQQLAQPVAVPGFRLWRYEAPAIVLGCSQRRLLAQADGEVPVLLRQSGGGAVLAGPWMLGLSVALPAGHPLARQGLVASYRWLGEAIARVLQQGGVDAQALAPEALRALPAAQRTAVDWACFGGLSPWEVLAQGRKIAGLAQVRRASGVLLVGGVLLQPSPWQLMCDALGRGGADARTLAATTVSAAELAAHFDGQACAQRLGLALQAALEQEACPM
- a CDS encoding MBL fold metallo-hydrolase; this translates as MEKNTEDTVVDKHGLVLPCGPVPQGGGAKEIAPGVWWIRMSLPFSLDHINLWAIRDGEGWALVDTGIWSTETAAAWRQLFATVLPQGVTRVFVTHMHPDHIGMAGWLTRKFGCRLWISRLEYLSCRALGADTGREAPDDAIRFLQRAGWGEEAIETYRTRFGSFGKMVYALPDSYRRLQGGEEITIGGQAWRVVVGSGHSPEHVCLYCPERKLFISGDQVLPGISSNVSVFPTEPDANPLADWLASLDKIEREVPDDVLVLPAHNQPFCGLHRRIAALRDSQHRALDRLREALQEPRRAVDVYGALFSRPVTADNMQMSLATGESLAHLNYLVARAEATVTLGEDGCAWYQKVPG
- a CDS encoding 2-oxo acid dehydrogenase subunit E2, which gives rise to MSAAVAEAGAGSASIALKGLRGAIARNMALGWQAPRVAMGAEADVSACRAWLRAQSVGEGDAKPTITACVLRATALALAAHPRMNALLKDNVVECQGAVHLGLAVALDEGLMVPVIRDAETKPVAQLAQETRALAAGTRAGQLPPKAYQGATFTVTNLGMTGIDWFTPVLNPPQVGILGVSSVRECAVVRDGQVRVAAMTTLTLVFDHRAIDGYPAAQFLQAVKAHLEAPDSLSGRP
- a CDS encoding TRAP transporter small permease, with amino-acid sequence MKSLFLTCERWSSAIAMGGACAMLALAATLGMFQILMRFVFEEPAEWTEVLIRFSLIWMVFLAIPMAFRQGAMVSVDVLYRWSPPRLRRVLDWVVCLAALALIAIIVWWGWDYARRGGVQSMAGLESVSMFWAYLAMPVGGLFSVLGIVGNLIDPQRHELETAQ
- a CDS encoding TRAP transporter large permease, whose protein sequence is MTAVMISTMVLCFALTISVAVSIGLASVLGIQASNANMLISVKEMFGAINKFPLAAIPFFILAGNLMETGGISRRLVDFAKSIVGGVQGGLPMTCVLTCMIFAAVSGSSVATTFAIGSILIPALIKHGYPTSYAAALQATSAELGVIIPPSIPMILYGVSAEVSIGELFIAGFGPGILISGALMLFVWAYCKYKGWGKHDGDGRMPFGRALLKAGWALLMPVIILGGIYGGIFTPTEASAVAVFYALVVGMLIYREIGLKDLYAVLRKSALSSAVIMFIIANAGLFAFLITRAGVPDAIGHWLQEVLKSPAYFLLGVNAALFVIGMFIETSAAIIVLGPILAPVATHFGIDPVHFGLIMVVNLALGMITPPFGVNLFAACTVARISLDRIVGHLLPFVCVILACLMVITYVPSLSLFLRDLVYAR
- a CDS encoding Lrp/AsnC family transcriptional regulator, which codes for MDRLDRKILSVLQANARASLQEIGAAVGLSPSPCWGRIKKMEEAGVIEGYTVRLNPQALDLADTVLVQVTLDSHSDNTLEKFGEVLASIPEVVEAHLVSGDYDYLLRVVVRDTRDYERLLREKLYKIKGIRHSRSSFVLRTLKKADLPLLVDR